A part of Ziziphus jujuba cultivar Dongzao chromosome 8, ASM3175591v1 genomic DNA contains:
- the LOC107409923 gene encoding uncharacterized protein At3g49140 isoform X2, whose translation MLAVGVVWISLVSTLPLYVINHSTTTTTTESVMTSLRFTAGANFCSSTAVSCYRPMWSSEDVTGVLQVTSCRLAHSSGFDLRWNRFQRTNSSYFARRNYLIKNRIQASTKHLGPGSDPIKKNGRPQYHPFEDIAKSTSANCGDAILTSEETARTIIEVNSKATLMFSGLIDDEVHENVFLPDLPYVTDEHGNIYFQVKNGEDTMRSLTSDNNFVQVIIGLDTMEILSEMDISGPSEIDFGIEEIEDEDGDIEEDDGEEDKDDDDDDDDTDWVAVLEDEEDEDDSDMALGDWAKLETMRASHPMYFAKKLAEVASDDSVDWMEQPPASLAIQGLIRPAFIEEHSVIRKHLSDHKNSNLDGNQVGENVEDNIEELDRINGHKTEAGSSEDSSNWAEDLEQSEIPTNGATFYKLEMIRLQLFSSNGNQEAVLIGVDSLGFDLRICSGTQVETVRFSFDTRATSEYSAERQLNDLLFPRIHPKPPKFKQTHQNEC comes from the exons ATGCTTGCTGTTGGTGTCGTGTGGATCTCTCTAGTTTCTACTCTTCCTCTTTACGTTATCAATCActcgacgacgacgacgacgacggaGTCAGTCATGACCTCCCTCCGATTCACCGCCGGCGCAAATTTCTGCTCCTCCACTGCCGTATCAT GTTATCGTCCAATGTGGAGTTCGGAGGATGTAACCGGAGTCCTCCAAGTCACCTCATGCCGGCTTGCGCATAGCAGCGGATTCGACTTGCGCTG GAATAGATTTCAAAGAACAAATAGCAGTTACTTTGCAAGAAGGAATTATCTGATAAAGAATAGAATTCAAGCTTCTACAAAACATTTGGGACCAGGTTCGgatcctataaaaaaaaatgggaggCCGCAATATCACCCATTTGAGGATATTGCCAAATCAACATCAGCGAATTGTGGAGATGCTATACTTACATCTGAAGAAACTGCTAGGACGATCATTGAG GTGAACAGCAAAGCAACACTCATGTTTTCGGGTTTGATTGATGATGAAGTTCATGAAAATGTTTTCTTGCCAGATTTGCCTTATGTAACTGATGAACATGGAA atatatattttcaagtGAAGAATGGTGAAGACACTATGCGAAGCCTAACTTCCGATAATAATTTTGTG CAAGTCATCATAGGTTTGGATACTATGGAAATACTCAGTGAGATGGACATATCAGGTCCATCAGAAATTGATTTTGGGATTGAAGAGATTGAAGATGAGGATGGTGATATTGAAGAAGATGATGGGGAGGAAGataaggatgatgatgatgatgatgatgatacg GATTGGGTTGCTGTTCTAGAAGACGAggaagatgaggatgattctGACATGGCACTTGGAGACTGGGCAAAGCTGGAGACAATGCGTGCTTCTCACCCTATGTATTTTGCCAAAAAGCTGGCTGAG gtTGCTTCAGATGATTCTGTAGATTGGATGGAACAGCCCCCAGCTAGTTTGGCTATTCAAGGCCTCATAAGACCTGCCTTTATTGAAGAACATTCTGTTATCCGGAAGCATCTGTCTGACCACAAGAACAGTAATCTTGATGGAAATCAGGTTGGGGAAAATGTAGAAGATAATATAGAGGAACTTGATAGAATTAATGGTCATAAAACGGAAGCAGGATCTTCTGAGGACAGTTCAAACTGGGCTGAGGATTTGGAGCAGAGTGAAATCCCCACAAATGGTGCTACATTTTACAAGCTGGAGATGATTAGACTTCAGCTGTTTTCTTCCAATGGAAATCAG GAGGCAGTACTTATTGGTGTTGATTCCCTTGGATTTGACTTAAGGATTTGCTCAGGAACACAAGTCGAGACAGTGCGGTTTTCATTTGATACACGG GCCACTTCTGAGTACAGCGCCGAAAGGCAGCTTAACGATCTACTATTTCCTAGGATCCATCCCAAGCCGccaaaattcaaacaaactcaTCAAAATGAATGCTAA
- the LOC107409923 gene encoding uncharacterized protein At3g49140 isoform X3, with product MGGRNITHLRILPNQHQRIVEMLYLHLKKLLGRSLRFCLANIANSLHVQVNSKATLMFSGLIDDEVHENVFLPDLPYVTDEHGNIYFQVKNGEDTMRSLTSDNNFVQVIIGLDTMEILSEMDISGPSEIDFGIEEIEDEDGDIEEDDGEEDKDDDDDDDDTDWVAVLEDEEDEDDSDMALGDWAKLETMRASHPMYFAKKLAEVASDDSVDWMEQPPASLAIQGLIRPAFIEEHSVIRKHLSDHKNSNLDGNQVGENVEDNIEELDRINGHKTEAGSSEDSSNWAEDLEQSEIPTNGATFYKLEMIRLQLFSSNGNQSNVEIEDFMKAQPDAIAHSATKIISRLKAGGEKTTQALKSLCWRLKGIQVEEAVLIGVDSLGFDLRICSGTQVETVRFSFDTRATSEYSAERQLNDLLFPRIHPKPPKFKQTHQNEC from the exons atgggaggCCGCAATATCACCCATTTGAGGATATTGCCAAATCAACATCAGCGAATTGTGGAGATGCTATACTTACATCTGAAGAAACTGCTAGGACGATCATTGAG GTTTTGCTTAGCTAATATTGCCAATAGTTTGCATGTTCAGGTGAACAGCAAAGCAACACTCATGTTTTCGGGTTTGATTGATGATGAAGTTCATGAAAATGTTTTCTTGCCAGATTTGCCTTATGTAACTGATGAACATGGAA atatatattttcaagtGAAGAATGGTGAAGACACTATGCGAAGCCTAACTTCCGATAATAATTTTGTG CAAGTCATCATAGGTTTGGATACTATGGAAATACTCAGTGAGATGGACATATCAGGTCCATCAGAAATTGATTTTGGGATTGAAGAGATTGAAGATGAGGATGGTGATATTGAAGAAGATGATGGGGAGGAAGataaggatgatgatgatgatgatgatgatacg GATTGGGTTGCTGTTCTAGAAGACGAggaagatgaggatgattctGACATGGCACTTGGAGACTGGGCAAAGCTGGAGACAATGCGTGCTTCTCACCCTATGTATTTTGCCAAAAAGCTGGCTGAG gtTGCTTCAGATGATTCTGTAGATTGGATGGAACAGCCCCCAGCTAGTTTGGCTATTCAAGGCCTCATAAGACCTGCCTTTATTGAAGAACATTCTGTTATCCGGAAGCATCTGTCTGACCACAAGAACAGTAATCTTGATGGAAATCAGGTTGGGGAAAATGTAGAAGATAATATAGAGGAACTTGATAGAATTAATGGTCATAAAACGGAAGCAGGATCTTCTGAGGACAGTTCAAACTGGGCTGAGGATTTGGAGCAGAGTGAAATCCCCACAAATGGTGCTACATTTTACAAGCTGGAGATGATTAGACTTCAGCTGTTTTCTTCCAATGGAAATCAG AGTAATGTTGAAATAGAAGATTTCATGAAAGCTCAACCCGATGCCATTGCACATTCAGCGACTAAAATTATATCTCGCCTGAAAGCTGGTGGGGAAAAGACCACACAAGCACTTAAGTCTCTGTGTTGGAGATTAAAGGGCATTCAAGTGGAG GAGGCAGTACTTATTGGTGTTGATTCCCTTGGATTTGACTTAAGGATTTGCTCAGGAACACAAGTCGAGACAGTGCGGTTTTCATTTGATACACGG GCCACTTCTGAGTACAGCGCCGAAAGGCAGCTTAACGATCTACTATTTCCTAGGATCCATCCCAAGCCGccaaaattcaaacaaactcaTCAAAATGAATGCTAA
- the LOC107409446 gene encoding dnaJ protein ERDJ2A isoform X2 produces the protein MAASEENSALFPIFVLTIMALPLVPYTILKLCRAASKKTKTIHCQCSECSRSGKYRRSIFKRIQVFEPFNILGLESGASESEIKKAYRRLSVQYHPDKNPDPEAHTYFVEYIVKAYHALTDPVSRENFEKYGHPDGRKGFQMGIALPEFLLKIDGASGGILLLWIVGVCILLPLVIAVIYLSRSAKYTGNYVMHQTLSTYYYFMKPSLAPSKVMDVFNKAAEYMEIPVRRTDNEPLQKLFMLVRSELNLDLKNIKQEQAKFWKQHPAIVKTELLIQAQLTRESASLSPSLQGDFRRVLELAPRLLEELMKMAVLPRTAQGHGWLRPAIGVVELSQCIIQAVPLSTRKTTGGSSEGIAPFLQLPHFSEAVVKKIARKKVRTFQELQDMSLPDRAELLAQTAGFSSAEVQDVEVVVDMMPSITIDVTCETEGEEGIQEGDIVTVHAWVSLKRANGLIGALPHAPYFPFHKEENYWFLLADTVSNNVWFSQKVSFMDEAAAITAASKAIEETMEGSGANAKDTGVAVKEAVKKVKDGARLVMGKFQAPSEGNYNLTCYCLCDSWIGCDKKTTLKLKILKRTRAGTRGGIVAEEGPVTEDGVEEEEENEEEYDDYESEYSEDEADQQDTEKKGAATNGTVHKKGSSSESSGSDEE, from the exons ATGGCTGCTTCAGAAGAGAATAGTGCTTTGTTCCCAATTTTTGTCTTGACAATAATGGCGTTGCCATTAGTGCCTTACACTATTCTAAAGTTGTGCCGTGCTGcctcaaagaaaacaaagactATTCACTGTCAGTGTTCTGAATGCTCTCGTTCGGGGAAATATCGCAGGTCAATATTTAAGCGG ATTCAAGTTTTTGAGCCATTCAACATTCTTGGATTGGAGTCTGGAGCTTCTGAGTCAGAAATAAAGAAGGCATATAGAAGACTCTCTGTACAATACCATCCAGATAAAAATCCAGATCCAG agGCGCATACATATTTTGTGGAGTACATAGTTAAGGCTTATCATGCTTTGACTGATCCAGTATCTCGAGAGAACTTTGAAAAATATGGCCATCCAGATGGCAGAAAG GGGTTTCAAATGGGCATAGCTCTTCCGGAGTTCCTGCTCAAGATTGATGGGGCATCTGGTGGAATACTTTTACTCTGGATTGTTGGCGTTTGTATTCTTTTACCATTGGTGATAGCTGTTATCTATCTTTCAAGGTCGGCAAAATACACCGGCAATTATGTGATGCATCAAACACTGTCCACTTATTATTACTTCATGAAGCCTTCTTTGGCTCCAag CAAAGTTATGGATGTCTTCAATAAGGCTGCTGAATATATGGAAATTCCAGTTCGTAGGACTGACAATGAACCCCTTCAGAAGCTTTTCATGCTAGTTAGGAGTGAGTTGAATCTGGACCTTAAGAACATTAAGCAAGAGCAGGCAAAGTTTTGGAAGCAGCATCCTGCCATTGTTAAG ACAGAACTGTTGATTCAAGCTCAGTTAACTCGGGAGTCTGCTTCTTTATCTCCATCTCTGCAAGGTGATTTCAGACGTGTATTAGAACTTGCACCTCGCCTCCTTGAAGAATTAATGAAG ATGGCAGTCCTACCGCGCACTGCGCAGGGGCATGGGTGGCTAAGACCTGCTATTGGGGTTGTGGAGCTCTCTCAGTGTATCATTCAG GCTGTTCCTCTCAGCACAAGGAAGACTACTGGAGGATCCAGTGAAGGCATTGCTCCTTTTCTGCAGCTGCCACATTTTAGTGAGGCTGTTGTGAAAAAAATAGCTAGAAAG AAGGTGAGAACGTTCCAGGAACTTCAGGATATGAGCCTGCCAGATCGTGCTGAGCTGCTTGCTCAAACTGCTGGTTTCTCTTCTGCTGAAGTACAAGATGTTGAAGTGGTGGTTGATATGATGCCTTCTATAACAATTGATGTTACCTGTGAGACTGAAGGTGAAGAGGGTATACAAGAAGGTGATATTGTCACTGTTCACGCATGGGTATCACTTAAACGTGCTAATGGCCTTATCGGTGCTTTACCCCATGCTCCCTATTTCCCATTTCACAAGGAAGAAAATTACTGGTTTTTGCTTGCAGACACAGTGTCTAACAATGTATGGTTCTCCCAGAAGGTTAGTTTCATGGATGAAGCTGCAGCTATTACTGCTGCTTCCAAGGCAATTGAGGAGACAATGGAGGGATCAGGAGCAAATGCGAAGGACACTGGTGTTGCTGTCAAAGAAGCTGTTAAGAAAGTCAAGGATGGGGCTAGACTGGTTATGGGCAAGTTCCAGGCCCCGTCGGAAGGGAATTACAATTTGACTTGTTACTGTTTGTGTGACTCGTGGATTGGTTGTGATAAAAAGACAACCTTAAAGCTAAAAATTTTGAAACGAACCCGGGCTGGCACTCGTGGTGGTATTGTGGCAGAAGAGGGACCTGTTACAGAGGATGGtgttgaagaggaagaagagaaTGAAGAGGAGTATGATGACTACGAGAGTGAGTACAGTGAAGATGAGGCAGATCAGCAGGATACAGAAAAGAAGGGTGCGGCTACAAATGGCACCGTTCATAAAAAAGGCTCGAGCTCAGAAAGTTCTGGCTCAGATGAGGAGTGA
- the LOC107409446 gene encoding dnaJ protein ERDJ2A isoform X1: MAASEENSALFPIFVLTIMALPLVPYTILKLCRAASKKTKTIHCQCSECSRSGKYRRSIFKRISNFSTCSNLTLVVLWVVMIVLVYYIKNMSREIQVFEPFNILGLESGASESEIKKAYRRLSVQYHPDKNPDPEAHTYFVEYIVKAYHALTDPVSRENFEKYGHPDGRKGFQMGIALPEFLLKIDGASGGILLLWIVGVCILLPLVIAVIYLSRSAKYTGNYVMHQTLSTYYYFMKPSLAPSKVMDVFNKAAEYMEIPVRRTDNEPLQKLFMLVRSELNLDLKNIKQEQAKFWKQHPAIVKTELLIQAQLTRESASLSPSLQGDFRRVLELAPRLLEELMKMAVLPRTAQGHGWLRPAIGVVELSQCIIQAVPLSTRKTTGGSSEGIAPFLQLPHFSEAVVKKIARKKVRTFQELQDMSLPDRAELLAQTAGFSSAEVQDVEVVVDMMPSITIDVTCETEGEEGIQEGDIVTVHAWVSLKRANGLIGALPHAPYFPFHKEENYWFLLADTVSNNVWFSQKVSFMDEAAAITAASKAIEETMEGSGANAKDTGVAVKEAVKKVKDGARLVMGKFQAPSEGNYNLTCYCLCDSWIGCDKKTTLKLKILKRTRAGTRGGIVAEEGPVTEDGVEEEEENEEEYDDYESEYSEDEADQQDTEKKGAATNGTVHKKGSSSESSGSDEE; encoded by the exons ATGGCTGCTTCAGAAGAGAATAGTGCTTTGTTCCCAATTTTTGTCTTGACAATAATGGCGTTGCCATTAGTGCCTTACACTATTCTAAAGTTGTGCCGTGCTGcctcaaagaaaacaaagactATTCACTGTCAGTGTTCTGAATGCTCTCGTTCGGGGAAATATCGCAGGTCAATATTTAAGCGG atTTCAAACTTTTCAACATGTAGTAACTTGACATTAGTAGTTCTTTGGGTTGTCATGATTGTCCTTGtatattacattaaaaatatGAGCCGTGAG ATTCAAGTTTTTGAGCCATTCAACATTCTTGGATTGGAGTCTGGAGCTTCTGAGTCAGAAATAAAGAAGGCATATAGAAGACTCTCTGTACAATACCATCCAGATAAAAATCCAGATCCAG agGCGCATACATATTTTGTGGAGTACATAGTTAAGGCTTATCATGCTTTGACTGATCCAGTATCTCGAGAGAACTTTGAAAAATATGGCCATCCAGATGGCAGAAAG GGGTTTCAAATGGGCATAGCTCTTCCGGAGTTCCTGCTCAAGATTGATGGGGCATCTGGTGGAATACTTTTACTCTGGATTGTTGGCGTTTGTATTCTTTTACCATTGGTGATAGCTGTTATCTATCTTTCAAGGTCGGCAAAATACACCGGCAATTATGTGATGCATCAAACACTGTCCACTTATTATTACTTCATGAAGCCTTCTTTGGCTCCAag CAAAGTTATGGATGTCTTCAATAAGGCTGCTGAATATATGGAAATTCCAGTTCGTAGGACTGACAATGAACCCCTTCAGAAGCTTTTCATGCTAGTTAGGAGTGAGTTGAATCTGGACCTTAAGAACATTAAGCAAGAGCAGGCAAAGTTTTGGAAGCAGCATCCTGCCATTGTTAAG ACAGAACTGTTGATTCAAGCTCAGTTAACTCGGGAGTCTGCTTCTTTATCTCCATCTCTGCAAGGTGATTTCAGACGTGTATTAGAACTTGCACCTCGCCTCCTTGAAGAATTAATGAAG ATGGCAGTCCTACCGCGCACTGCGCAGGGGCATGGGTGGCTAAGACCTGCTATTGGGGTTGTGGAGCTCTCTCAGTGTATCATTCAG GCTGTTCCTCTCAGCACAAGGAAGACTACTGGAGGATCCAGTGAAGGCATTGCTCCTTTTCTGCAGCTGCCACATTTTAGTGAGGCTGTTGTGAAAAAAATAGCTAGAAAG AAGGTGAGAACGTTCCAGGAACTTCAGGATATGAGCCTGCCAGATCGTGCTGAGCTGCTTGCTCAAACTGCTGGTTTCTCTTCTGCTGAAGTACAAGATGTTGAAGTGGTGGTTGATATGATGCCTTCTATAACAATTGATGTTACCTGTGAGACTGAAGGTGAAGAGGGTATACAAGAAGGTGATATTGTCACTGTTCACGCATGGGTATCACTTAAACGTGCTAATGGCCTTATCGGTGCTTTACCCCATGCTCCCTATTTCCCATTTCACAAGGAAGAAAATTACTGGTTTTTGCTTGCAGACACAGTGTCTAACAATGTATGGTTCTCCCAGAAGGTTAGTTTCATGGATGAAGCTGCAGCTATTACTGCTGCTTCCAAGGCAATTGAGGAGACAATGGAGGGATCAGGAGCAAATGCGAAGGACACTGGTGTTGCTGTCAAAGAAGCTGTTAAGAAAGTCAAGGATGGGGCTAGACTGGTTATGGGCAAGTTCCAGGCCCCGTCGGAAGGGAATTACAATTTGACTTGTTACTGTTTGTGTGACTCGTGGATTGGTTGTGATAAAAAGACAACCTTAAAGCTAAAAATTTTGAAACGAACCCGGGCTGGCACTCGTGGTGGTATTGTGGCAGAAGAGGGACCTGTTACAGAGGATGGtgttgaagaggaagaagagaaTGAAGAGGAGTATGATGACTACGAGAGTGAGTACAGTGAAGATGAGGCAGATCAGCAGGATACAGAAAAGAAGGGTGCGGCTACAAATGGCACCGTTCATAAAAAAGGCTCGAGCTCAGAAAGTTCTGGCTCAGATGAGGAGTGA
- the LOC107409923 gene encoding uncharacterized protein At3g49140 isoform X1 → MLAVGVVWISLVSTLPLYVINHSTTTTTTESVMTSLRFTAGANFCSSTAVSCYRPMWSSEDVTGVLQVTSCRLAHSSGFDLRWNRFQRTNSSYFARRNYLIKNRIQASTKHLGPGSDPIKKNGRPQYHPFEDIAKSTSANCGDAILTSEETARTIIEVNSKATLMFSGLIDDEVHENVFLPDLPYVTDEHGNIYFQVKNGEDTMRSLTSDNNFVQVIIGLDTMEILSEMDISGPSEIDFGIEEIEDEDGDIEEDDGEEDKDDDDDDDDTDWVAVLEDEEDEDDSDMALGDWAKLETMRASHPMYFAKKLAEVASDDSVDWMEQPPASLAIQGLIRPAFIEEHSVIRKHLSDHKNSNLDGNQVGENVEDNIEELDRINGHKTEAGSSEDSSNWAEDLEQSEIPTNGATFYKLEMIRLQLFSSNGNQSNVEIEDFMKAQPDAIAHSATKIISRLKAGGEKTTQALKSLCWRLKGIQVEEAVLIGVDSLGFDLRICSGTQVETVRFSFDTRATSEYSAERQLNDLLFPRIHPKPPKFKQTHQNEC, encoded by the exons ATGCTTGCTGTTGGTGTCGTGTGGATCTCTCTAGTTTCTACTCTTCCTCTTTACGTTATCAATCActcgacgacgacgacgacgacggaGTCAGTCATGACCTCCCTCCGATTCACCGCCGGCGCAAATTTCTGCTCCTCCACTGCCGTATCAT GTTATCGTCCAATGTGGAGTTCGGAGGATGTAACCGGAGTCCTCCAAGTCACCTCATGCCGGCTTGCGCATAGCAGCGGATTCGACTTGCGCTG GAATAGATTTCAAAGAACAAATAGCAGTTACTTTGCAAGAAGGAATTATCTGATAAAGAATAGAATTCAAGCTTCTACAAAACATTTGGGACCAGGTTCGgatcctataaaaaaaaatgggaggCCGCAATATCACCCATTTGAGGATATTGCCAAATCAACATCAGCGAATTGTGGAGATGCTATACTTACATCTGAAGAAACTGCTAGGACGATCATTGAG GTGAACAGCAAAGCAACACTCATGTTTTCGGGTTTGATTGATGATGAAGTTCATGAAAATGTTTTCTTGCCAGATTTGCCTTATGTAACTGATGAACATGGAA atatatattttcaagtGAAGAATGGTGAAGACACTATGCGAAGCCTAACTTCCGATAATAATTTTGTG CAAGTCATCATAGGTTTGGATACTATGGAAATACTCAGTGAGATGGACATATCAGGTCCATCAGAAATTGATTTTGGGATTGAAGAGATTGAAGATGAGGATGGTGATATTGAAGAAGATGATGGGGAGGAAGataaggatgatgatgatgatgatgatgatacg GATTGGGTTGCTGTTCTAGAAGACGAggaagatgaggatgattctGACATGGCACTTGGAGACTGGGCAAAGCTGGAGACAATGCGTGCTTCTCACCCTATGTATTTTGCCAAAAAGCTGGCTGAG gtTGCTTCAGATGATTCTGTAGATTGGATGGAACAGCCCCCAGCTAGTTTGGCTATTCAAGGCCTCATAAGACCTGCCTTTATTGAAGAACATTCTGTTATCCGGAAGCATCTGTCTGACCACAAGAACAGTAATCTTGATGGAAATCAGGTTGGGGAAAATGTAGAAGATAATATAGAGGAACTTGATAGAATTAATGGTCATAAAACGGAAGCAGGATCTTCTGAGGACAGTTCAAACTGGGCTGAGGATTTGGAGCAGAGTGAAATCCCCACAAATGGTGCTACATTTTACAAGCTGGAGATGATTAGACTTCAGCTGTTTTCTTCCAATGGAAATCAG AGTAATGTTGAAATAGAAGATTTCATGAAAGCTCAACCCGATGCCATTGCACATTCAGCGACTAAAATTATATCTCGCCTGAAAGCTGGTGGGGAAAAGACCACACAAGCACTTAAGTCTCTGTGTTGGAGATTAAAGGGCATTCAAGTGGAG GAGGCAGTACTTATTGGTGTTGATTCCCTTGGATTTGACTTAAGGATTTGCTCAGGAACACAAGTCGAGACAGTGCGGTTTTCATTTGATACACGG GCCACTTCTGAGTACAGCGCCGAAAGGCAGCTTAACGATCTACTATTTCCTAGGATCCATCCCAAGCCGccaaaattcaaacaaactcaTCAAAATGAATGCTAA
- the LOC125421285 gene encoding pentatricopeptide repeat-containing protein At4g21190, translating into MLSLRYCPPIITRGIESTKPSRSKSSVVVCAAKGPRPRYPRVWKTKKRIGTISKSAKLVECVQGLSNVKEEVYGALDSFIAWELEFPLITVKKALKTLENQKEWKRIIQVTKWMLSKGQGTTMGSYFTLLNALAEDGRLEEAEELWAKLFSENLESMPRIFFNKMISIYYHRRMHDKMFEIFADMEELGIRPNVSIVSMVGNVFQELDMLDKYEKLNKKYPPPKWEYRYIKGKRVRIRAKDVADFENAHRHRGVRKDNESNPSSVDPSERIESSSNRPHDDEEHEEEDRNANRADPTLSVALGEKTEEAF; encoded by the exons ATGCTTTCTTTGAGATACTGTCCTCCTATCATTACAAGAGGAATTGAATCAACTAAACCTTCGAGGAGCAAAAGCAGCGTAGTG GTATGTGCTGCAAAAGGCCCTAGACCAAGATATCCCCGTGTGTGGAAAACCAAAAAGAGGATTGGGACCATTTCCAAATCTGCAAAGCTTGTAGAGTGT GTTCAAGGATTGTCAAATGTAAAAGAAGAAGTTTATGGGGCCCTTGACTCTTTCATTGCCTGGGAGCTAGAATTCCCTTTGATTACAGTGAAGAAAGCATTGAAGACCCTTGAGAATCAAAAAGAATGGAAGAGGATAATTCAG GTGACAAAGTGGATGTTAAGCAAAGGTCAAGGAACAACAATGGGAAGCTATTTCACATTGCTAAATGCTTTAGCAGAAGATGGGAGACTTGAAGAAGCTGAGGAGCTATGGGCAAAACTATTTTCAGAGAACCTAGAAAGCATGCCTCGGATTTTCTTTAACAAGATGATTTCCATCTACTATCACAGACGCATGCATGACAAGATGTTTGAG ATATTTGCTGACATGGAAGAGCTTGGCATTCGACCAAATGTTTCAATCGTTTCCATGGTTGGAAATGTGTTCCAGGAGCTAGACATGTTGGACAAATACGAAAAGTTAAACAAGAAATACCCACCACCAAAATGGGAATATAGATACATAAAAGGAAAGCGGGTTAGAATTCGAGCCAAAGATGTAGCAGATTTTGAAAATGCTCACAGACACCGAGGCGTGAGGAAGGATAACGAATCAAATCCAAGTTCAGTTGATCCCTCAGAAAGAATCGAATCAAGTTCAAACAGACCCCATGATGATGAAGAACATGAGGAAGAGGATCGAAATGCAAACAGGGCCGACCCAACTTTATCTGTGGCCTTAGGGGAGAAAACCGAAGAGGctttttag